Proteins co-encoded in one Brassica oleracea var. oleracea cultivar TO1000 chromosome C4, BOL, whole genome shotgun sequence genomic window:
- the LOC106341572 gene encoding uncharacterized protein At3g27210: MKDNFSIPVDNSPEKAEENGYVQDKPSFTSSSTKNTSESPVKENLTPSVPTTAPSEISPSVTQVKYRWSFSSSKRSFGSSKDEAFFDTNQWLQSDSEDDFFSVNGEFTPSRGNTPKCSFSDKHPRFHNPLFEEEKPRAASFSYAPAPRRKKLAELFRESVREQREVIFEESLESQSEESKKSSGDNSGELDVIEDSEKDKSMNNHHRCLPRLSALKGNLMEKRKKKKKKKIHMT, from the exons ATGAAAGATAATTTCTCTATTCCGGTGGATAATTCGCCGGAGAAGGCGGAGGAGAACGGTTATGTTCAGGATAAACCTAGTTTTACGTCTTCCTCTACTAAGAACACTTCTG AATCGCCAGTAAAGGAGAATTTGACTCCATCGGTACCAACGACAGCCCCAAGTGAAATCTCGCCGAGTGTAACCCAAGTGAAATATCGTTGGTCGTTTTCCTCTTCTAAGAGAAGCTTCG GAAGTAGCAAAGATGAAGCCTTCTTTGATACAAATCAATGGTTACAATCCGATTCTGAAGATGATTTCTTCAGCGTCAATGGAG AGTTCACTCCTTCACGTGGAAACACTCCAAAATGTAGTTTTTCAGATAAACATCCTCGTTTCCACAACCCTTTGTTCGAAGAAGAGAAGCCTCGAGCAGCATCATTTTCGTATGCTCCAGCACCACGAAGGAAGAAACTAGCCGAGCTTTTCAGAGAGAGTGTAAGAGAACAACGAGAAGTAATTTTTGAAGAATCATTAGAAAGTCAAAGTGAAGAAAGTAAAAAATCATCTGGTGATAACTCTGGTGAGCTCGATGTCATTGAAGATTCTGAAAAGGATAAATCTATGAATAACCATCATCGATGTCTTCCTAGATTATCTGCTTTAAAGGGAAATTTAATGGAGAAGAGAAAAAAGAAGAAGAAGAAAAAAATTCATATGACATAA
- the LOC106338827 gene encoding uncharacterized protein LOC106338827 encodes MARISLLLSLTFTLSLGLLFLSVSSHTPPVPLSPKTVSELQTLPFAKITEILNHKEKFSPKTAKIKAMFTMCKGYVEYLESLYKSENPIVDVLGIAKTKYALTTKAILEVQASIIGKVEKKTSLKLMKSCAGFTKGLLHVQKAILKISAKHNYKADANINFRESKKIGDAMLYFRNSINDFMDVVNDFEEKKMKKVVQHARAHEGRAIYHGRKVTEEQAENKTTEKVNGSDQSKYDKYSQFFGSFFEGKQHGRELTEAQADGKFNNLYEEFAKYMPYLGDKAHKRKLLEDQAGVNAGAQGSGEFKGSFEYFFNFIGSQKFQRDSAGKMKVAGKMDSGH; translated from the coding sequence ATGGCAAGGATCTCTCTGTTGTTATCTTTAACCTTCACTCTCTCCCTTGGATTATTGTTCCTTTCCGTTTCCAGTCACACACCTCCGGTACCATTATCTCCAAAAACTGTATCCGAACTCCAAACCTTACCCTTTGCCAAAATCACTGAGATCTTAAACCATAAAGAAAAGTTTTCCCCAAAAACCGCCAAAATTAAGGCAATGTTCACAATGTGCAAAGGCTATGTTGAGTACCTTGAGAGCCTCTACAAATCTGAGAATCCCATCGTAGATGTTTTAGGTATTGCCAAGACAAAATATGCCCTAACAACCAAAGCGATTCTTGAGGTGCAAGCTAGTATTATCGGTAAAGTCGAGAAGAAAACTTCCTTGAAGCTAATGAAAAGCTGTGCTGGTTTTACAAAAGGGCTTCTTCATGTTCAAAAGGCGATCCTAAAGATCTCAGCCAAACATAATTACAAGGCTGATGCTAACATCAACTTTCGCGAATCGAAAAAGATCGGTGATGCTATGCTATATTTCAGGAATTCGATCAATGATTTCATGGATGTAGTTAACGATTTTGAGGAGAAGAAGATGAAGAAAGTTGTTCAACATGCAAGAGCACATGAAGGAAGAGCAATTTATCACGGAAGAAAAGTAACCGAAGAACAAGCAGAGAACAAAACCACTGAAAAAGTCAACGGTTCGGACCAAAGTAAGTATGACAAGTATTCCCAGTTCTTTGGTTCTTTTTTCGAAGGTAAGCAACACGGAAGAGAGTTAACCGAAGCTCAGGCCGATGGAAAATTCAACAATTTGTATGAGGAGTTTGCTAAATATATGCCTTACCTCGGAGATAAAGCTCACAAAAGAAAACTACTAGAAGATCAAGCAGGAGTCAATGCCGGAGCTCAGGGCAGTGGAGAATTTAAAGGTTCATTCGAATATTTCTTCAACTTCATTGGTAGTCAAAAATTTCAAAGGGATTCCGCTGGGAAGATGAAAGTCGCCGGAAAGATGGATTCAGGTCACTGA